From a single Euzebya rosea genomic region:
- a CDS encoding cell wall-binding repeat-containing protein encodes MLGFGLLPTPVLAQGQITITDSAGKPSVRRGSTLEFSGSGLPDGQISRAVFLALAPDGSVEAEQQIAGRNRTAAESPEENIIVQNGSLSGKGTLNCLFDDPSGCAINHGEVDAVQLEIVVNGQVFRSNTLDVDYNAPRWVAAVTRSSNEIVVIFSEPVVVRSTVGGIPQSDSAADWTVRTASGTNVPVTAVQQEERDCPNLDSGCTRILRLASGGGEDVVYTVTYDPESVRGRYGDRAGNPITNIGAERTMTTTDNIRPAVPQIDRVNGVATSENGDGSPVVVVGNRNPVEVQLSNLNPNHQLTLFGIVGGQRQQLTIEPASPSVDLLGRTTVSATLPRPSGQSTQDRVFTLLAVATDPSGNSSEDRNQQTASEREDGDFNPTAYHLDTIVPFVLDAVIDPQDPNTVVVTLSEPVTPDGNAGRWRILDQAVTATGTGATRRLTASAPVNAAASVSWSPTDTRYRDKATNALEQFTRPLGGQLPDILPPIVQQPSGDPRYIAAEQVTVSGTLRPAQDASTITEVAVEQVGGSVTDTAEVAADRSWSVDMPLGADGLYRFSARARDIFGQTSSAALSGEIVHDATAPVLDLTYPPPPSSGIGGLFGGDPQEEHPQGQPLRLDYDLTEANHDRVDVVVTFADGSTETHTTANRSSFEVPVPEGYAGDLFVEVQAHDLAGNAGNVAEGAVEVLAGTIGPDRVELVANRTGDVRVELEFGVDLAGSTIALDWAASDGIEQPGETDTPDRTPLSANRAGSVVTLTFVQPFPSTPGDPNATPRIAFDQSLGSLRGAGDERILLPGNTIAEEHFLPADPTISGVPAGPVSTAADAPDGTDCTTGTESGQPVEGCPYTWTLNGTTDGSALPNTYRVFRTAPMVFAQQQDRALFEGTAGTDGRFRFTVPLHANTENGFRVEVIDPNGNEAEAPATFSIVEDSLPPELVSLVAGYDAGATEIEILYAFDERVVDVDLVWIDADGDERPITPANHGPSSEDGRSGSYTWTIPDSVDLATMGGVVIRGRGTDVAGNVGDYENASLTALPRLLSAETDGLSTITVRTSEPVTTTADGPAGFRLLNGPGVRTTTADGTLITLSLNDELQSGSTIVQYTGDGGWAAPDGRPLVAGQLSVDLRTIFPVTGLVAGPNAAGGANLSFVDERNPAAMVAGYEVARDGEVVTVLPRGERFFADADLAPGLHTYTVTVVGSGGLRSEPRAVSVTLGAGPDGDGTDGGTGYPPGSGIEVDCPFPAAPNVTPDGGGVLSCDGRFAVIVPAGVIGEAAYGRIVRRETVPVDGFQSVTSLYQLALVADDDDFTTIDAFDGYVEASVRGVENLLAEAVVERVAISRLHDTGAHDELGTRVGRESAGASFVTVGTFGLEEADGATLRVYGPDPAITPDRFATAAGLSQTQFASAGAAVLARADDYPDALAAATLAAQVGGPVLLTRTDDLPTTTLLELERLDVDQVVLAGGTAAVSDGVASTLGTMGIDVVRVDGPTRFHTAAAIATRTGSVDDHAYLATAVNFADALAASAPAAALGRPILLTHPDRLAEEALGALLELGITDVTIVGGTAAIDDAVAEALRAAGFAVDRVAGLTRYETAVALAGQLAAGGQLDMRRPLVASGDGDGVTSPDALAAGPIAARHGSPLVLTPRSVVPDVVVDLLSSSSGLRGLMLAGGPVAVSDDVRAALDDAAPPTAD; translated from the coding sequence GTGCTCGGGTTCGGGCTCCTGCCCACTCCCGTGCTCGCGCAGGGCCAGATCACCATCACCGACTCCGCGGGGAAGCCGTCGGTGCGTCGCGGCAGCACCCTGGAGTTCAGCGGGTCCGGCCTTCCCGACGGCCAGATCAGCCGTGCGGTCTTCCTGGCGCTCGCACCGGACGGTTCCGTGGAGGCCGAGCAGCAGATCGCGGGGCGCAACCGCACCGCGGCGGAGTCGCCCGAGGAGAACATCATCGTCCAGAACGGGTCGCTCAGCGGCAAGGGCACGCTGAACTGCCTGTTCGACGATCCGAGCGGGTGCGCCATCAACCACGGCGAGGTCGACGCCGTCCAGCTCGAGATCGTGGTCAACGGGCAGGTGTTCCGCAGCAACACCCTCGACGTGGACTACAACGCGCCCCGCTGGGTCGCCGCCGTGACCCGGTCGTCCAACGAGATCGTCGTGATCTTCTCCGAACCCGTCGTGGTCCGCTCCACCGTCGGCGGCATCCCCCAGTCGGACTCCGCGGCTGACTGGACCGTCCGGACCGCATCGGGGACCAACGTGCCCGTCACCGCGGTGCAGCAGGAGGAACGGGACTGTCCCAACCTCGACAGCGGCTGCACCAGGATCCTCAGGTTGGCCAGCGGCGGGGGCGAGGACGTCGTCTACACCGTCACCTACGACCCCGAGAGCGTACGGGGACGGTACGGCGACCGGGCGGGGAACCCGATCACCAACATCGGTGCCGAGCGCACGATGACGACGACCGACAACATCCGCCCGGCCGTGCCGCAGATCGACCGGGTCAACGGGGTCGCCACCAGCGAGAACGGCGACGGGAGCCCCGTCGTTGTCGTCGGCAACCGCAACCCCGTCGAGGTGCAGCTCTCCAACCTCAACCCCAACCACCAGCTGACCCTGTTCGGGATCGTGGGTGGGCAGCGCCAGCAGCTGACCATCGAGCCGGCCAGCCCATCCGTCGACCTGCTGGGTCGCACCACGGTCAGCGCCACGCTGCCGCGGCCCAGCGGGCAGTCCACCCAGGACCGGGTGTTCACCCTCCTCGCGGTCGCGACCGACCCGTCGGGCAACTCCTCGGAGGACCGCAACCAGCAGACCGCGTCCGAACGCGAGGACGGCGACTTCAACCCGACCGCCTACCACCTGGACACCATCGTCCCGTTCGTCCTGGACGCCGTGATCGACCCCCAGGACCCCAACACGGTCGTCGTGACCCTGTCCGAGCCGGTCACGCCCGACGGCAACGCCGGACGGTGGCGGATCCTGGACCAGGCCGTCACCGCCACGGGCACGGGGGCAACACGACGGCTGACCGCTTCCGCCCCGGTCAACGCCGCGGCCTCGGTGTCCTGGTCGCCCACCGACACCCGGTACCGGGACAAGGCCACCAACGCGCTCGAGCAGTTCACCCGCCCCCTCGGCGGACAGCTGCCGGACATCCTGCCGCCCATCGTCCAGCAGCCGTCAGGCGACCCGCGGTACATCGCGGCCGAGCAGGTCACCGTGTCCGGCACGCTCCGGCCAGCGCAGGACGCCAGCACCATCACCGAGGTCGCCGTCGAGCAGGTCGGCGGCAGCGTAACCGACACCGCTGAGGTCGCCGCGGACCGCAGCTGGTCGGTCGACATGCCGCTGGGCGCCGACGGGCTGTACCGGTTCTCCGCCCGCGCCCGGGACATCTTCGGCCAGACGAGCAGCGCGGCGCTGTCGGGTGAGATCGTGCACGACGCCACGGCCCCCGTCCTCGACCTGACCTATCCGCCGCCTCCCAGCAGCGGCATCGGTGGCCTCTTCGGCGGCGACCCCCAGGAGGAGCATCCGCAAGGGCAGCCGTTGCGCCTGGACTACGACCTGACCGAGGCCAACCACGACCGCGTGGACGTCGTCGTGACGTTCGCGGACGGGTCGACGGAGACCCACACCACCGCCAACCGGTCGTCGTTCGAGGTGCCGGTGCCGGAGGGGTACGCCGGCGACCTGTTCGTGGAGGTGCAGGCACACGACCTCGCCGGCAACGCGGGCAACGTGGCGGAGGGCGCCGTCGAGGTCCTCGCCGGCACCATCGGGCCCGACCGCGTCGAGCTCGTCGCCAACAGGACCGGCGACGTGCGGGTGGAGCTGGAGTTCGGCGTCGACCTGGCCGGCAGCACGATCGCCCTCGACTGGGCTGCCAGCGACGGGATCGAGCAGCCCGGCGAGACCGACACCCCGGACCGCACCCCGCTGTCGGCCAACCGCGCCGGCTCGGTCGTCACCCTGACGTTCGTGCAGCCGTTCCCGTCGACACCGGGCGACCCCAACGCCACGCCACGGATCGCCTTCGACCAGAGCCTCGGGAGCCTCCGGGGCGCAGGGGACGAGCGGATCCTGCTGCCCGGCAACACCATCGCGGAGGAGCACTTCCTGCCCGCCGACCCGACCATCAGCGGCGTGCCGGCCGGACCGGTCAGCACCGCCGCCGATGCGCCCGACGGGACGGACTGCACCACCGGCACGGAGTCGGGCCAGCCCGTCGAGGGGTGCCCCTACACGTGGACCCTGAACGGGACGACGGACGGCTCGGCGCTGCCGAACACCTACCGCGTGTTCCGGACCGCGCCGATGGTGTTCGCCCAGCAGCAGGACCGCGCGCTGTTCGAGGGGACCGCAGGGACCGACGGGCGCTTCCGCTTCACCGTCCCGCTGCACGCCAACACCGAGAACGGCTTCCGGGTCGAGGTCATCGACCCGAACGGCAACGAGGCCGAGGCACCTGCCACGTTCTCCATCGTCGAGGACTCCCTGCCGCCGGAGCTCGTGTCGCTGGTCGCCGGCTACGACGCCGGCGCGACCGAGATCGAGATCCTCTACGCCTTCGACGAACGGGTCGTCGACGTCGACCTCGTGTGGATCGACGCCGACGGGGACGAACGACCGATCACGCCGGCCAACCACGGGCCGAGCAGCGAGGACGGCCGCTCCGGCTCCTACACCTGGACGATCCCCGACTCCGTCGACCTCGCGACCATGGGTGGCGTCGTCATCCGGGGTCGTGGCACCGACGTCGCGGGCAACGTCGGTGACTACGAGAACGCCAGCCTGACCGCCCTGCCACGACTGCTGAGTGCAGAGACCGACGGCCTGTCGACCATCACCGTGCGCACGTCCGAACCGGTGACCACGACCGCCGACGGACCCGCCGGGTTCAGGTTGCTGAACGGCCCGGGTGTCCGCACCACGACGGCCGACGGCACCCTCATCACCCTCTCCCTCAACGACGAGCTGCAGAGCGGCTCGACGATCGTGCAGTACACCGGCGACGGCGGCTGGGCCGCCCCGGACGGACGGCCCCTCGTGGCCGGTCAGCTGTCGGTCGACCTGCGCACGATCTTCCCCGTCACCGGCCTGGTCGCGGGACCCAACGCCGCGGGGGGCGCGAACCTGTCCTTCGTCGACGAGCGCAACCCGGCTGCCATGGTGGCCGGGTACGAGGTCGCGCGTGACGGGGAGGTCGTCACCGTCCTGCCCCGCGGGGAGCGCTTCTTCGCCGACGCCGACCTCGCGCCAGGCCTGCACACCTACACCGTGACCGTCGTCGGCTCCGGTGGACTCCGCAGCGAGCCGCGTGCGGTGAGCGTGACGCTGGGGGCCGGCCCCGACGGCGACGGGACCGACGGTGGCACCGGCTATCCGCCGGGTTCGGGGATCGAGGTCGACTGCCCGTTCCCGGCAGCGCCGAACGTGACCCCCGACGGGGGCGGTGTCCTGTCCTGCGACGGGCGCTTCGCCGTGATCGTCCCGGCTGGCGTCATCGGCGAGGCGGCCTATGGCCGCATCGTGCGACGCGAGACCGTGCCCGTGGACGGGTTCCAGTCGGTGACATCGCTGTACCAGCTCGCGCTCGTCGCCGACGACGACGACTTCACCACCATCGATGCCTTCGACGGGTACGTCGAGGCCAGCGTGCGGGGGGTCGAGAACCTCCTCGCGGAGGCCGTCGTCGAGCGCGTCGCCATCAGTCGACTCCACGACACCGGTGCACACGACGAGCTCGGCACCCGCGTGGGACGCGAGTCCGCAGGGGCGTCCTTCGTGACGGTCGGCACCTTCGGCCTCGAGGAAGCCGACGGGGCCACCCTGCGGGTCTACGGCCCGGACCCGGCGATCACACCGGATCGCTTCGCCACCGCTGCAGGGTTGTCGCAGACGCAGTTCGCCTCCGCGGGCGCCGCGGTGCTGGCCCGCGCTGACGACTACCCCGACGCGCTTGCCGCCGCCACCCTCGCGGCCCAGGTCGGCGGACCGGTGCTGCTGACCCGGACCGACGACCTCCCCACCACGACGCTCCTCGAGCTCGAGCGGCTCGACGTCGACCAGGTCGTCCTGGCCGGTGGCACCGCAGCGGTGTCCGACGGGGTCGCCTCGACCCTCGGCACGATGGGCATCGACGTCGTGCGTGTCGACGGGCCGACGCGATTCCACACCGCTGCGGCGATCGCCACGCGGACCGGGTCCGTCGACGACCACGCCTACCTGGCCACGGCCGTCAACTTCGCTGACGCCCTGGCAGCCAGCGCCCCTGCGGCCGCACTGGGCCGGCCGATCCTGCTGACCCACCCCGACCGCCTGGCCGAGGAAGCGCTCGGCGCCCTCCTGGAGCTGGGGATCACCGACGTGACCATCGTGGGTGGGACTGCGGCGATCGACGACGCCGTCGCCGAGGCGCTCCGGGCTGCCGGGTTCGCCGTCGACCGCGTCGCGGGCCTCACCCGCTACGAGACGGCGGTTGCCCTTGCTGGCCAGCTGGCCGCCGGTGGCCAGCTCGACATGCGCCGCCCGCTGGTCGCCTCGGGCGACGGTGACGGCGTGACCTCGCCTGACGCGCTGGCTGCCGGACCCATCGCGGCCCGCCACGGGAGCCCGCTCGTGCTGACGCCGCGGTCGGTCGTTCCCGATGTCGTCGTCGACCTGCTGTCGTCCTCCTCCGGCCTCCGTGGGCTGATGCTCGCCGGCGGGCCCGTCGCGGTCAGCGACGACGTCAGGGCGGCGCTGGACGACGCGGCACCGCCAACAGCGGACTAG
- a CDS encoding type II toxin-antitoxin system PemK/MazF family toxin, protein MDPRLKRLVRIARDVVVPALRKAARDRRDAARTPGAHAHAPSPSPHVDARRGEVDTATARPRVAYAPARDDDADPGEVVWAWVPYEDDPTQGKDRPLLVIGHIEDDVAALALTSRAHDDRHHHPLGTGPWDSRGRPSWIKLDRLLRLDPDAIRREGAVLDKDRFDDVVAAWEAY, encoded by the coding sequence ATGGATCCACGACTGAAGCGACTGGTACGGATCGCCCGGGACGTGGTCGTCCCGGCCCTGCGGAAGGCGGCCCGGGACCGCCGCGACGCTGCGCGCACACCTGGTGCCCACGCGCATGCTCCCTCGCCGTCACCGCACGTCGATGCACGGCGCGGTGAGGTCGACACCGCCACCGCCAGGCCGAGGGTCGCCTACGCCCCCGCCCGCGACGACGACGCCGACCCGGGCGAGGTCGTCTGGGCCTGGGTGCCCTACGAGGACGACCCGACGCAGGGCAAGGACCGTCCCCTGCTGGTCATCGGCCACATCGAGGACGACGTGGCCGCCCTGGCGCTGACCTCGCGGGCACACGACGACCGCCATCACCATCCGCTGGGGACGGGCCCTTGGGACAGCCGCGGACGTCCGTCGTGGATCAAGCTCGATCGGTTGCTGCGGCTGGATCCCGACGCGATCCGTCGCGAGGGTGCGGTGCTGGACAAGGACCGCTTCGACGACGTGGTCGCCGCGTGGGAGGCCTACTGA
- a CDS encoding HpcH/HpaI aldolase/citrate lyase family protein → MSTEPGLHRTYLYASGTKPRAMARAIASEADAVILDLEDSVAPEDKVAARGAVADFVADRAGGATCDVHVRVNRWADGFDIDDVRAVVQPGVTALRLPKVQSVDEVRSLDALVVELEAAAGMASGTIGFYPTVETASGAMLLGPVLEATTRTRRAAFGASDFVADISASGNDDLATLHVRSHIVMVSRATGKGMPIDSVFGHIDDVAGLVASAKRAKSLGFFGKSVIHPSQVGPVNDVFTPDRAARNWARQIVASLGEAEVHRSGLLMVDDELLDPGLVQRARAIVRLVDRIEGARPE, encoded by the coding sequence GTGAGTACCGAACCCGGACTGCACCGGACGTACCTCTACGCGTCCGGGACGAAGCCGCGCGCCATGGCGCGGGCGATCGCCTCCGAGGCCGACGCCGTCATCCTCGACCTCGAGGACTCCGTGGCGCCGGAGGACAAGGTCGCTGCTCGAGGTGCGGTCGCCGACTTCGTGGCCGACCGCGCGGGCGGGGCCACGTGCGACGTGCACGTGCGGGTCAACCGCTGGGCCGACGGGTTCGACATCGACGACGTGCGCGCGGTGGTCCAGCCCGGCGTGACCGCGCTGCGGCTGCCGAAGGTGCAGTCCGTCGACGAGGTCCGCAGCTTGGATGCCCTGGTGGTGGAGCTGGAGGCCGCGGCCGGCATGGCGTCGGGCACGATCGGCTTCTACCCGACCGTTGAGACGGCGTCGGGGGCGATGCTGCTGGGGCCCGTCCTCGAGGCCACGACCCGGACCCGTCGGGCCGCGTTCGGGGCCAGTGACTTCGTCGCCGACATCTCCGCCTCGGGCAACGACGACCTGGCGACGCTGCACGTCCGCTCCCACATCGTCATGGTCTCGCGGGCCACCGGGAAGGGCATGCCGATCGACAGCGTGTTCGGTCACATCGACGATGTCGCTGGCCTGGTGGCCAGCGCCAAGCGGGCCAAGTCCCTGGGCTTCTTCGGCAAGTCCGTGATCCACCCCTCACAGGTCGGTCCCGTCAACGACGTCTTCACCCCCGACCGAGCGGCCCGGAACTGGGCGCGCCAGATCGTCGCCAGCCTCGGGGAGGCCGAGGTGCACCGCTCGGGCCTGCTGATGGTCGACGACGAGCTGCTGGACCCCGGACTGGTGCAGCGGGCACGTGCGATCGTCCGGCTCGTCGACCGCATCGAGGGCGCTCGACCGGAGTGA
- a CDS encoding DUF6131 family protein, translating to MITLGIILLLIGVLAGIPILTTIGTILLVVGVVLFLAGRLGHAIGGRAHYY from the coding sequence GTGATTACCCTCGGCATCATCCTGCTGCTGATCGGCGTCCTCGCCGGTATCCCGATCCTGACCACCATCGGTACGATCCTGCTGGTCGTCGGTGTGGTCCTGTTCCTGGCTGGCCGCCTCGGCCACGCCATCGGTGGGCGGGCCCACTACTACTAG
- a CDS encoding AAA family ATPase, with the protein MDRTRLQHVAQAPTNPRRARPDGRAFDVADLYTDGPLPVEATGDAGTLPLDEKLRQAYFWIVNRAVISPHYDLDFHDGPSPSWRFGESATEVTLPSGQSYSSFVLLPLLNFAVRARCLLVGGPGRGKTATATLLGVLAGHSLTDVRRGMQHGHPQMTIADLLGNPLPADLVSATSTADIRIAWRSWLDMRVRIVDEYNRIPTRTQSALLTLMGDGYAEMLDQVKECPEGAWFLTANDDAGGGTYKVIEALRDRIDVTVKALAFNPRFLGALLDRIEAGYRPAEVVPEQLVFTSDEQDRMHAEILAVPIPEGIRRRLEFFASQFEFAESAATVLEYQTKDTIRLAGIERHLLDDDTGTDRLADLGVQTLNGLSVRALMTIMTFAKAMAWFRGMAAVQLDDVRHVLGFVLHDRLVPDLDAPFFEAEGNAALRADRVGWIRRLFDLSCADFDRQGRDEDDPVSALLAEFDAGIDGLTESVTRERLTRIEGLLASWARGKKLYGTVYDDVLALKYLHQRYTNYLAWLRWRG; encoded by the coding sequence ATGGACCGGACACGGCTGCAGCACGTCGCCCAGGCACCGACGAACCCCCGCCGGGCGCGTCCCGACGGCCGGGCCTTCGACGTCGCCGACCTCTACACCGACGGGCCGTTGCCGGTGGAGGCCACCGGGGACGCCGGCACGCTGCCGCTGGACGAGAAGCTCCGCCAGGCCTACTTCTGGATCGTCAACCGGGCCGTCATCAGCCCGCACTACGACCTGGACTTCCACGACGGACCCTCGCCGTCCTGGCGGTTCGGTGAGTCCGCCACGGAGGTCACGCTGCCGAGCGGGCAGAGCTACTCCTCCTTCGTGCTGCTGCCGCTGCTCAACTTCGCCGTCCGCGCCCGATGCCTGCTGGTCGGGGGCCCCGGCCGGGGAAAGACCGCCACGGCCACCCTGCTCGGGGTGCTCGCGGGGCACTCGCTGACCGACGTCCGTCGCGGCATGCAGCACGGCCACCCGCAGATGACCATCGCCGACCTGCTCGGCAACCCGCTGCCGGCCGACCTCGTCAGCGCCACCTCCACCGCCGACATCCGCATCGCCTGGCGGTCGTGGCTGGACATGCGGGTGCGGATCGTCGACGAGTACAACCGCATCCCGACCCGAACCCAGTCGGCGCTGCTGACGTTGATGGGCGACGGGTACGCCGAGATGCTGGACCAGGTCAAGGAATGCCCCGAGGGGGCGTGGTTCCTGACCGCCAACGACGACGCCGGCGGAGGGACCTACAAGGTCATCGAGGCGCTTCGCGACCGCATCGACGTGACCGTCAAGGCGCTGGCGTTCAACCCGCGGTTCCTCGGTGCGCTGCTGGACCGGATCGAGGCCGGCTACCGGCCAGCGGAGGTGGTTCCCGAGCAGCTGGTCTTCACCAGCGACGAGCAGGACCGCATGCACGCGGAGATCCTGGCCGTGCCGATCCCCGAGGGCATCCGCCGTCGCCTGGAGTTCTTCGCCAGCCAGTTCGAGTTCGCCGAGTCCGCCGCCACGGTCCTGGAGTACCAGACCAAGGACACCATCCGCCTGGCCGGCATCGAGCGGCACCTGCTGGACGACGACACCGGCACCGACCGGCTGGCCGACCTCGGCGTGCAGACCCTCAACGGCCTGTCGGTCCGCGCGCTGATGACGATCATGACGTTCGCCAAGGCGATGGCGTGGTTCCGGGGGATGGCGGCGGTGCAGCTCGACGACGTCCGCCACGTGCTCGGGTTCGTGCTGCACGACCGGCTGGTGCCGGACCTCGACGCGCCGTTCTTCGAGGCCGAGGGAAACGCGGCGCTGCGGGCGGACCGCGTCGGCTGGATCCGGCGGCTGTTCGACCTGTCGTGCGCGGACTTCGACCGGCAGGGTCGCGACGAGGACGATCCGGTGTCGGCCCTCCTCGCGGAGTTCGACGCCGGCATCGACGGGCTGACCGAGTCGGTCACCCGCGAGCGGCTGACCCGCATCGAGGGCCTGCTGGCGTCGTGGGCCAGGGGCAAGAAGCTCTACGGGACGGTCTACGACGACGTCCTGGCGCTGAAGTACCTGCATCAGCGCTACACCAACTACCTGGCCTGGCTGCGGTGGCGGGGGTGA
- a CDS encoding VWA domain-containing protein produces MRGRAVPTELVEAWQDRWSDALGLWSRFTRLRPPTLCTTSSAARREGLRDSFAMIRLADQSVVVDLQRIVALGLADRPLEVLGHEIGHHIAAPASVTTSARVIARMRVALPGVEHTAPMLANLYADLLINDRLQRDRGLAVHELYRAIAAASRSTPTPLWRMYLRTYEILWALQGGTLTDADPGTPLASRIEGDAQLCARLVRSYASQWADGAGRFAALCFGYLEADGDGSLDPAGVWDDATTAGAGARIPPGLAAPDPEEEAGAIHPALDPALNGLGRTTSDATAPADVTGPPRVDPGSTASAGQHREPFEYGEILRALGMDLTGHEVAVRYYRELAQRHLVPFPTRPDTTPGEVLPEGFEPWTPGEPLADIDWLQTVLTSPTVIPGVTTVQRVHGVDDMAPPAPVPVDLDIYIDSSGSMPNPQQRLSYPALAGTVLVLSALRAGARVQATLWSGAQQFQTTDGFTEDRDAILRVVLGHIGGGTAFPLHVLRDTYRNRRDDDRPAHILVVSDDGVTTIFNDDEEGTPGREVQATALRRARGGGTWVLELFGRPAGIDEARDLGWTIEEVDDLEGLVAFARRFARATYAGTPA; encoded by the coding sequence GTGAGGGGTCGTGCGGTCCCCACCGAGCTGGTGGAGGCATGGCAGGACCGCTGGTCCGACGCGCTCGGGCTGTGGAGCCGCTTCACCAGGCTGCGCCCCCCGACCCTGTGCACCACCTCGTCGGCGGCCCGGCGGGAGGGGCTGCGCGACAGCTTCGCCATGATCAGGCTGGCCGACCAGTCCGTCGTCGTCGACCTGCAGCGGATCGTCGCCCTCGGGCTGGCCGACCGACCCCTGGAGGTCCTCGGCCACGAGATCGGCCACCACATCGCCGCGCCGGCGTCGGTCACCACCTCCGCCCGGGTGATCGCACGCATGCGAGTGGCGCTCCCCGGGGTCGAGCACACCGCGCCGATGCTGGCCAACCTCTACGCCGACCTGCTGATCAACGACCGCCTGCAGCGCGACCGGGGGCTCGCCGTCCACGAGCTGTACCGGGCCATCGCCGCGGCGAGCAGGTCGACACCGACGCCCCTGTGGCGGATGTACCTGCGGACCTACGAGATCCTCTGGGCGCTGCAGGGCGGCACGCTGACCGACGCCGACCCCGGCACGCCGTTGGCGTCGCGCATCGAGGGTGATGCCCAGCTCTGTGCCCGCCTGGTCCGCAGCTACGCCAGCCAGTGGGCGGACGGCGCCGGCCGGTTCGCCGCACTCTGCTTCGGCTACCTCGAGGCCGACGGCGACGGCTCGCTCGACCCCGCAGGGGTATGGGACGACGCCACCACCGCCGGTGCCGGTGCACGGATCCCCCCGGGGCTGGCCGCCCCCGACCCGGAGGAGGAGGCCGGTGCCATCCACCCGGCGCTGGACCCCGCCCTCAACGGCCTCGGCCGAACCACGAGCGACGCCACGGCCCCGGCCGACGTCACCGGACCGCCGCGGGTCGACCCGGGCAGCACCGCCTCCGCCGGCCAGCACCGCGAACCGTTCGAGTACGGCGAGATCCTCCGGGCCCTCGGGATGGACCTGACCGGCCACGAGGTGGCCGTCCGCTACTACCGCGAGCTGGCCCAGCGCCACCTCGTCCCGTTCCCCACCCGTCCCGACACGACGCCCGGCGAGGTCCTGCCGGAGGGCTTCGAACCGTGGACGCCCGGCGAACCGCTCGCCGACATCGACTGGCTGCAGACGGTCCTGACCAGCCCCACGGTCATCCCGGGCGTGACCACGGTGCAGCGCGTCCACGGGGTCGACGACATGGCGCCGCCGGCCCCCGTACCGGTCGACCTCGACATCTACATCGACTCGTCCGGCTCGATGCCCAACCCCCAGCAACGCCTGTCCTACCCGGCGCTGGCCGGCACCGTGCTGGTCCTCTCGGCGCTGCGAGCCGGTGCCCGGGTCCAGGCCACCCTGTGGAGCGGCGCCCAGCAGTTCCAGACCACCGACGGGTTCACCGAGGACCGCGACGCGATCCTCAGGGTGGTCCTCGGGCACATCGGTGGGGGCACCGCGTTCCCCCTCCACGTCCTGCGCGACACCTACCGAAACCGGCGGGACGACGACCGACCCGCCCACATCCTGGTCGTCTCCGATGACGGGGTGACCACGATCTTCAACGACGACGAGGAGGGCACCCCGGGGCGCGAGGTACAGGCAACCGCGCTTCGTCGGGCCCGCGGCGGCGGGACATGGGTGCTGGAGCTGTTCGGCCGTCCCGCCGGGATCGACGAGGCCCGCGACCTGGGCTGGACGATCGAGGAGGTCGACGACCTCGAGGGCCTTGTCGCCTTCGCGCGACGCTTCGCCCGGGCCACCTACGCCGGGACGCCGGCGTGA